AGATTCTAAATTTATCATCTTCTTTTTCAAGGCAACTCTTTCTTTACCAGAGAATCCTCCTAAGCTGCCATCACTTTTAATAACTCGATGACAGGGAATGATCAAGGGTAAAGGATTATTTCTCATAGTATTTCCCACCGCCCGATATGCCCGAGGATAACCAGCTGCCTCTGCTGCCTCCTTGTAAGATCTAATCTTGCCATAAGGAATTTTCTTAACTGTCTGTAAAATTTTCTTCTGAAAATTAGTATAACGATCCAAGCTCAACTGGCAATCCGAAAAATCAACTATCTTACCGGCATAATACTCTTTAACCTTTTCGATTAAACCTTCCCACTCTTTATTATCTTCGATAAGATTATTACTTTTTAACTCATTTCTTATTCCGGTA
This portion of the Candidatus Atribacteria bacterium genome encodes:
- a CDS encoding methylated-DNA--[protein]-cysteine S-methyltransferase, which produces MMENILKYAIFLTNWGWAGFAFDRKGLRIFVLPEEKKENVLTGIRNELKSNNLIEDNKEWEGLIEKVKEYYAGKIVDFSDCQLSLDRYTNFQKKILQTVKKIPYGKIRSYKEAAEAAGYPRAYRAVGNTMRNNPLPLIIPCHRVIKSDGSLGGFSGKERVALKKKMINLESKGK